Proteins from one Mixophyes fleayi isolate aMixFle1 chromosome 9, aMixFle1.hap1, whole genome shotgun sequence genomic window:
- the LHFPL1 gene encoding LHFPL tetraspan subfamily member 1 protein, whose translation MMASSLTLLGALWALLSFLSAATSCTSFFMPYWLFGTQMGKPVSFNTFRRCTYPAQTQERNLVMVEECGRYASFSAIPSLSWQICTLVTGIGCAMLLLVSLAAVLGCCIGDLISRMIGRFHGSVQFVGGLLISSGCALYPLGWNSSEIQQACGNASSQFQLGTCKLGWAYYCTGGGAAVTMLICTWLSCCAGKRSKPSPY comes from the exons ATGATGGCAAGCAGTTTGACTTTACTTGGTGCCCTCTGGGCACTCCTCTCATTCCTCTCAGCTGCTACCAGCTGCACCAGTTTCTTCATGCCTTATTGGCTGTTTGGGACCCAAATGGGAAAACCAGTTTCATTCAACACTTTCCGCCGGTGTACCTACCCTGCTCAGACACAGGAGAGGAACTTGGTGATGGTGGAAGAGTGTGGGAGATATGCCAGCTTCAGCGCCATCCCCAGTCTATCCTGGCAGATCTGTACACTAGTGACTGGTATTGGTTGTGCTATGCTTCTGCTGGTGTCTCTGGCTGCAGTTCTAGGCTGTTGCATCGGTGACCTCATCTCCAGAATGATTGGACGATTCCATGGGTCGGTACAGTTTGTTGGAG GTCTCCTCATTAGCTCAGGATGTGCATTGTATCCACTGGGGTGGAACAGCTCTGAAATCCAGCAGGCGTGCGGCAATGCGTCCAGTCAGTTCCAATTAG GGACCTGCAAGCTCGGCTGGGCCTATTACTGCACAGGAGGTGGAGCAGCAGTCACTATGCTGATCTGCACCTGGCTATCATGTTGTGCTGGAAAGAGAAGCAAGCCGTCACCTTATTGA